In Streptococcus respiraculi, one DNA window encodes the following:
- a CDS encoding HD domain-containing protein, with product MERLKKQVEFIEEIEKLKTISRFNRTLDGRFENSAEHSWQVALTSIILQEHYPHKLNMEKVLSMLLLHDLGEIYAGDTWVFDEVKKSTAHEKESESIHQSLSVLPRNQSSMLKELWAEFETGDSAEARYARVIDALVPLINHLTVSGKGFNPDNLSSKIVMEKKRFIEQESSELWELVQELIASSIEKGLYNRE from the coding sequence ATGGAGCGTTTAAAAAAACAGGTTGAATTTATTGAGGAGATTGAAAAATTAAAGACGATATCAAGATTCAATAGAACGTTGGATGGCCGATTTGAAAACAGTGCGGAGCACTCATGGCAAGTTGCCCTAACGTCTATCATTTTACAGGAGCATTATCCTCACAAACTAAATATGGAAAAAGTATTATCAATGTTGTTACTACATGATTTGGGTGAGATTTATGCTGGAGATACGTGGGTTTTTGATGAAGTCAAAAAGTCTACTGCACATGAAAAAGAATCAGAGTCTATCCATCAATCACTTAGTGTACTTCCTAGGAACCAATCCAGTATGTTGAAGGAATTATGGGCTGAATTTGAAACAGGAGATAGTGCGGAAGCCAGGTATGCTAGAGTGATTGATGCGTTGGTTCCCCTAATCAATCATCTAACTGTCTCTGGAAAAGGTTTTAATCCTGATAATCTTTCTTCAAAAATAGTGATGGAAAAGAAAAGGTTTATAGAGCAGGAATCAAGTGAGTTGTGGGAATTAGTTCAAGAACTGATAGC